The Henckelia pumila isolate YLH828 chromosome 2, ASM3356847v2, whole genome shotgun sequence genome includes a window with the following:
- the LOC140883477 gene encoding biotin carboxyl carrier protein of acetyl-CoA carboxylase, chloroplastic-like: protein MASFRAPCPKILPLLAASSHSRTAGSRHCTASFSRSDSRSVIAPFQQGRSHNQSAIFKVYAQLNEVAVEKPSNSIPALELVLPKESERQLEVPDASSISAFMNQVADLVELVDSRDIMELQLKQMDCELLIKKKEALPQPSVAAPVFYTSPPHQAMLPPPMPNANVPALASSTPAAKPTPPPAPTKPKSTHPPFKCPMAGNFYRSPAPGAPVFVKVGDKIQKGQVICIIEAMKLMNEIEADQSGTVVEILVEDGKPVSVDMPLFIIEP from the exons ATGGCTTCTTTTAGAGCTCCGTGCCCGAAGATCTTGCCTCTGTTAGCTGCTTCATCGCATTCCAGGACCGCTGGCAGCCGACATTGTACCGCGTCGTTCTCTCGATCCGATTCCAGATCAGTGATCGCTCCATTCCAG CAAGGGCGTAGCCATAACCAGTCTGCAATCTTTAAAGTCTACGCGCAGCTCAATGAG GTTGCTGTTGAGAAACCATCGAATTCTATTCCGGCACTCGAGTTAGTTTTACCCAAAGAATCTGAAAGGCAACTTGAAGTTCCAGACGCATCATCCATTTCAGCGTTTATGAACCAAGTGGCAGATCTTGTTGA GCTTGTAGATTCAAGAGATATCATGGAGTTGCAGCTTAAGCAGATGGATTGTGAACTCCTTATCAAAAAAAAGGAAGCATTGCCACAGCCATCAGTCGCAGCTCCAGTTTTTTACACATCACCTCCTCATCAGGCTATGCTTCCACCACCGATGCCTAATGCAAATGTTCCAGCTCTTGCTTCATCAACTCCAGCTGCAAAGCCAACTCCGCCACCCGCACCAACAAAACCAAAATCAACACATCCTCCATTCAAATGTCCAATGGCTGGAAACTTTTATCGTTCTCCTGCTCCTGGTGCACCAGTTTTTGTGAAG GTTGGCGATAAGATCCAGAAAGGGCAGGTTATATGCATCATTGAGGCCATGAAACTAATGAATGAGATTGAG GCCGACCAATCTGGCACGGTAGTCGAGATACTCGTAGAAGATGGGAAACCTGTCAGCGTGGACATG CCTCTGTTTATCATCGAGCCATGA